A genomic stretch from Leptolyngbyaceae cyanobacterium includes:
- a CDS encoding translation initiation factor: MSTDKRKSSHSKNQPENRVIYSEFGNNDNSAALERPIQELPPNQQDLRVQATSKGRKGKTVTVISGFQAKPETLVDLLKKLKTQCGAGGTVKDNTIEIQGEHKEKLLQLLIKEGYKAKISGG; this comes from the coding sequence ATGAGTACTGACAAACGTAAATCTTCCCACTCGAAAAACCAGCCAGAAAATCGGGTTATTTACTCGGAATTTGGTAATAATGACAACTCAGCCGCACTAGAAAGACCTATTCAAGAACTACCCCCAAACCAGCAAGATTTGAGAGTACAAGCAACTAGTAAAGGTCGAAAAGGTAAAACAGTTACCGTAATTAGCGGTTTTCAAGCCAAACCAGAAACTTTAGTCGATCTTTTAAAAAAATTAAAAACTCAGTGTGGTGCTGGGGGTACGGTTAAAGACAATACCATAGAAATTCAGGGAGAACATAAAGAAAAGCTGCTTCAACTTTTAATCAAAGAGGGGTACAAAGCGAAAATCAGTGGAGGTTAG